From a single Leishmania major strain Friedlin complete genome, chromosome 27 genomic region:
- a CDS encoding putative branched-chain amino acid aminotransferase (previous protein_id=AAZ09953.1), with protein MLLSRLWHQASAARGSRAPVVSFTAAALTKTLVTDPPPLPPMKGVAFGTLFSPHMVIIDFSDGRWGAPAIVPFANFSLPPQTSCLHYATQCFEGMKVYADIADITRAARGEKLEKQSLRLFRPDRNVARLRHSMRSLCFPDFDEAEMLKVITEFVRTEKDYVPKEHGYSLYLRPAAIGTADSLGATPSRSVRLFVIASPVGPYYLPPEGQSGAMAIKPVTLLAEDKRKRAWPGGTGGSKLGANYAGPLLVQEEAQALGYNQVLWLGSNDEVQEAGFMNFCTLWKTKEGKTELVTAPLDGTILPGVTRDSILALARSWGEFEVSERPYYMSELVEALQEGRVMECFGCGTAAIVSSVSMIGYRGKEYSVPLSEPSYARRFLNEITDIQYGKTPSPWSVKVEA; from the coding sequence ATGTTGCTGAGCCGACTCTGGCACCAGGCCAGCGCTGCGCGTGGCAGCAGGGCCCCCGTCGTCTCCTtcacggctgcggcgcttACTAAAACACTGGTGACCgatccgccgccgctgccgccgatgaAGGGCGTCGCCTTTGGCACCCTCTTTTCGCCGCACATGGTGATAATCGACTTCAGCGACGGCAGGTGGGGTGCGCCGGCGATCGTACCTTTCGCCAACttttcgctgccgccgcagacgTCGTGCCTGCACTACGCGACACAGTGCTTTGAGGGAATGAAGGTGTACGCGGACATTGCTGACATCACGAGGGCCGCGAGGGGTGAGAAGCTGGAGAAGCAGAGCCTGCGCCTGTTCCGCCCTGACCGGAACGttgcgcgcctgcgccacagcATGCGCTCTCTGTGCTTCCCGGACTTTgacgaggcggagatgctgAAGGTGATCACGGAGTTCGTGAGGACGGAGAAGGATTACGTGCCTAAGGAGCACGGCTACTCGCTTTACCTGCGTCCGGCTGCTATCGGCACCGCAGATAGCCTTGGCGCCACTCCCTCGAGGTCGGTGCGTCTCTTCGTGATTGCTTCGCCCGTGGGGCCGTACTACCTGCCGCCGGAGGGTCAGTCGGGTGCGATGGCCATCAAGCccgtgacgctgctggcggaggaTAAGCGCAAGCGCGCGTGGCCCGGTGGCACTGGCGGCAGCAAGCTGGGTGCCAACTACGCTGGGCCGCTACTGGttcaggaggaggcgcaggctcTCGGCTACAACCAGGTGTTGTGGCTCGGCTCCAATGATGAGGTGCAGGAGGCCGGATTCATGAACTTCTGCACGCTGTGGAAGACGAAGGAGGGCAAGACAGAGCTGGTCACCGCGCCACTGGACGGGACGATCCTGCCCGGCGTGACGCGCGACTCGATCCTGGCGCTTGCACGGTCGTGGGGCGAGTTCGAGGTGTCGGAGCGCCCGTACTACATGTCTgagctggtggaggcgctgcaggaggggCGCGTAATGGAGTGCTTCGGATGCGGCACGGCTGCCATTGTGTCTTCCGTGAGCATGATTGGGTATCGCGGCAAGGAGTACAGCGTGCCGCTCTCGGAGCCGAGCTACGCGCGCCGGTTCCTGAACGAGATAACGGATATCCAGTATGGCAAGACGCCGAGCCCGTGGTCAGTGAAGGTCGAGGCTTGA
- a CDS encoding conserved hypothetical protein (previous protein_id=AAZ09954.1) yields the protein MSRHGYGYYEDDDKGSWWLQPKRAYRPFGPFRLVSTLMVAVAIGFIAFGLACAVMFVAEVAEEHPSRTKGILRALIIFNFVVHASILIVDQMSWWRSLLSLLVNVLYLRLLRSFPFVSGMNSPLVLATMLAVLLESAMWYWFALRLMYYTSMLLVFGFFLMLWLVPIGLLSSCVIEDDQLPGGGGAGAMHSCLGSASGGGSSARDAMAGGRRRRTILNRLADLINNA from the coding sequence ATGAGTCGACATGGCTACGGCTACTACGAGGATGACGACAAGGGCTCCTGGTGGCTACAGCCGAAGCGCGCGTACAGGCCGTTTGGACCATTCCGTCTCGTCTCCACGCTGATGGTGGCCGTCGCCATTGGCTTCATCGCCTTCGGCCTCGCGTGCGCAGTAATGTTTGTTGCCGAGGTCGCGGAGGAGCACCCGTCGCGCACCAAAGGGATTCTTCGTGCTCTCATCATCTTCAACTTTGTCGTGCACGCGTCCATTCTTATCGTAGATCAGATGAGCTGGTGGCGGTCGTTGCTCAGCCTCTTGGTGAATGTGCTGTACTTGCGGTTGCTGCGCAGCTTCCCCTTTGTGTCGGGCATGAACAGcccgctggtgctggcgacgATGCTGGCGGTGTTACTGGAGAGCGCCATGTGGTACTGGTTTGCACTGCGACTTATGTACTACACGTCCATGCTGTTGGTTTTTGGGTTCTTCCTGATGCTGTGGCTCGTGCCGATTGGGCTTCTGTCGTCATGTGTCATAGAGGATGATCAGTTGccgggcggcggtggcgcaggggcGATGCACAGTTGTCTCGGCTCCGCATCCGGCGGCGGCTCATCCGCGCGGGACGCAATGGCGGGTGGGCGTCGGAGGCGCACCATTCTCAATCGTCTAGCGGACCTGATTAACAACGCCTAG
- a CDS encoding putative ribonucleoside-diphosphate reductase small chain (previous protein_id=AAZ09955.1), with amino-acid sequence MSSTEANLQPAAKRPREEDVEAEVARTSTDGAATDAAKTEDLVMKPVAAGAEVLPADKVAEGTNAEEEPLQQENPFRYVLFPIQYHDIWRKYKEQESCIWTVEEIDLGNDMKDWATLNDGERHFIKHVLAFFAGSDGIVIENLAQRFMSDVKVPEARAFYGFQLMMENIHSETYSVLLDTYITDSEEKLRLLHAIQTIPCIQKKAEWAVRWIGSSASFQERLIGFAAVEGIFFSGSFCALFWLKKRGLMPGLTFSNELISRDEGLHTDFACLLYNSHIKHKLPRERVLEIIVDAVNIEREFICDALPVRLIGMNAELMAQYIEFVADRLLVSLGEEKHYRSTQPFDFMEMISLQGKTNFFEKRVGEYQKAGVMSTEGTSKKFSLSEDF; translated from the coding sequence ATGTCGTCTACCGAAGCCAACCTGCAGCCTGCCGCGAAGCGTCCGCGTGAGGAAGACGTGGAGGCGGAAGTCGCTCGCACGTCGACCGATGGTGCAGCCACCGATGCTGCCAAGACGGAAGATCTCGTCATGAAACCAGTTGCGGCTGGcgccgaggtgctgccggcggacAAGGTTGCCGAAGGGacgaacgccgaggaggagccgctgcagcaggagaacCCGTTCCGCTACGTTCTCTTCCCAATCCAGTACCATGACATCTGGCGCAAGTACAAGGAGCAGGAGAGCTGCATCTGGACGGTCGAGGAGATCGACCTGGGCAACGACATGAAGGACTGGGCAACGCTGAACGACGGGGAGCGGCACTTCATCAAGCATGTgctcgccttcttcgccggcagcgacggcataGTCATCGAGAATCTCGCGCAGCGCTTCATGAGCGACGTGAAGGTGCCAGAGGCGCGCGCATTCTACGGGTTCCAGCTGATGATGGAGAACATCCACTCGGAGACGTActctgtgctgctggacACGTACATCACGGACAGCGAGGAgaagctgcggctgctgcacgcgataCAGACGATCCCGTGCATCCAGAAGAAGGCGGAGTGGGCCGTGCGGTGGATCGGGAGCAGCGCGAGCTTTCAGGAGCGGCTGATCGGCTTTGCCGCGGTGGAGGGCATTTTCTTTTCCGGGTCGTTCTGCGCACTGTTCTGGCTGAAGAAGCGCGGTCTGATGCCAGGGCTGACGTTCAGCAACGAGCTCATCTCGCGCGACGAGGGTCTGCACACGGACTTCGCATGCCTGCTGTACAACTCGCACATCAAGCACAAGCTGCCGCGCGAGCGCGTGCTGGAGATTATCGTGGATGCGGTGAACATCGAGCGCGAGTTCATCTGTgacgcgctgccggtgcggctGATTGGCATGAACGCGGAGCTGATGGCGCAGTACATCGAGTTTGTCGCGGACCGGCTGCTGGTGTCGCTCGGCGAGGAGAAGCACTACCGCTCGACGCAGCCGTTCGACTTCATGGAGATGATCTCGCTGCAGGGCAAAACGAACTTCTTCGagaagagggtgggggagtaCCAGAAGGCCGGCGTGATGAGCACGGAGGGCACGTCGAAGAAGTTCTCCCTCTCGGAGGACTTCTAA
- a CDS encoding conserved hypothetical protein (previous protein_id=AAZ09956.1), giving the protein MTQQRGKKAAPSKAAVANASASAPDPPPFFSMGPATFTDAIVITKVISVVLPLRHLRDRNILHTTLLKKLLHRPYEASAEDLAQQQLSQQETDDGGKHDCGAHSALDNLAAPTSSSSSTPYVIVHIKSAEIHADTARQVNPRGDVQVNVMVTLVAARLQHGICAGVSEASPFTSCMQVRVPTVAVSAAVAARGSTDDAATLLLGDALEAGADNVSQEGVKDEKAEPSGGDTALDASVSATTTAAAAKRSCCTGIPADQQLRVTARCLEDEPIVPGQAVLLISEPAAMRCMGIRPPRAAPGSFYLTETTQPSAQFSSGEAEGGPEARPKKRARKSRASAGGTGGATPARRIVSIECAIPKREEDGEGGAAAGPRKGPRKRPHT; this is encoded by the coding sequence atgacgcagcagcggggaaAGAAAGCAGCGCCGTCAAAGGCAGCCGTGGCGAATGCGTCTGCAAGTGCGCCTGACCCGCCGCCGTTCTTTTCCATGGGGCCCGCTACCTTCACCGACGCCATCGTCATCACCAAGGTCATTTCGGTCGTGCTGCCACTGCGCCACTTGCGTGACCGCAACATCCTGCATACGACGCTTCTGAAGAAGTTGCTTCATCGTCCCTACGAGGCATCTGCAGAGGACCTCGCCCAACAGCAGCTCTCGCAACAGGAAACCGACGATGGCGGCAAGCATGACTGCGGTGCACACAGCGCGCTCGACAACCTTGCGGCACCCACGTCGTCATCTTCGTCGACACCCTACGTGATTGTCCACATCAAGTCTGCTGAGATTCACGCTGACACGGCTCGCCAGGTAAACCCGCGCGGCGATGTGCAGGTGAACGTGATGGTGACCCTCGTCGCAGCTCGCCTCCAGCACGGGATCTGCGCCGGTGTCTCGGAGGCGTCGCCGTTCACGTCGTGCATGCAAGTGCGGGTACCGACAGTGGCCGTGtccgccgcggtggcagccAGGGGCAGCACGGACGATGCGGCAACACTGTTACTCGGAGATGCTTTGGAGGCAGGCGCCGATAATGTGTCGCAGGAGGGGGTCAAAGACGAGAAGGCAGAGCCGAGCGGTGGCGATACAGCGCTCGATGCCTCCGTGTCAGCCACCacgacggctgctgccgcgaagcgcagctgctgcactggCATCCCGGCGGATCAACAGCTGCGCGTGACAGCGCGGTGCCTAGAGGACGAACCGATCGTGCCAGGTCAAGCAGTCTTGCTCATCTCCGAGCCGGCCGCTATGCGCTGCATGGGCATCCGGCCTCCGCGTGCAGCACCAGGCTCATTTTACCTGACAGAAACGACACAACCGTCGGCTCAGTTCTCCAGCGGGGAGGCAGAGGGCGGGCCTGAGGCGAGGCCGAAGAAGCGCGCACGCAAGTCACGCGCGTCCGCCGGCGGCACAGGTGGTGCTACACCAGCACGTCGTATCGTGTCCATCGAGTGCGCCATCCcgaaaagagaggaggatggggagggcggcgcagcggcaggccCCCGCAAGGGCCCGCGTAAGCGACCACACACTTAA
- a CDS encoding conserved hypothetical protein (previous protein_id=AAZ09957.1) encodes MQSAEALSGGSGTDIGGLNTGSGSRARTGNTRASETDAATEAQRLRSEGARESRAGRGGCGDGRGNASVSGADVSIDLAEVLPPTRSPRPSAKRGTGGGGRSATARATDVSPLREDVVFSAEHGTEVPSERLAAYAAPLDVPLLTTVEEQKPHDSASDIPAVVVLRHRMGCSMVVLAPHQRASYSRCDLENFVLYKEQKYNAVNVLWRFCILMLLVLSFSVFCLVLCACTTEWLSVQNNDSFLSVGLFFSCRDGFQRTCTSWQSAWLEWIVVDNVTGATLCRASAGFVRRFLGVMWTMGILQLLCEVVALFLGFRIAARPTRSGALVLLFFDLLLSLCMGIVTVVLFDHYTSCVRRTCEGEHVSGDVCNVHYRYGYRLYIGAVSVHGLLLVLALSMHCYIYNIRVTSRNQLRAERHRISRSARAEDYTVHILNSSITSSVTRDAAGGSCARSTWDAARTTSQLDGNRSTRQPSIVASVPSSATAIISMDAVAGPPNSRRRGDQDGGEDDGANGDALRSVDLTSLQPAAPAPDTFLAGGVDFNVQSAHRGSGFGIDTATTAASTSPTPGSLPLQHGELHVSFLGVPDDTGDDAGFGLLSGSQSRRYRQHPSVSTLSFDDGGARAAATAAATAAFKASDHNTDSSFVARGRSVGAAVAADGDNAQRPRRDRQRASPGDSSLPRTGRQRSAGPQTEATESSLSSKQKQGLSDKRPAAAVYQQARKRQHKFLRFFNREYDSNYLTAAELGVLIAGATDWVYDDRSDMYYSFDRNMFWDPLTQEYYNCALKSWQESPDQAVEVRDMLDYILESPASSCSRRDSRFNHESNENSLMLMETTTSIATDGDDVNSSGGVH; translated from the coding sequence ATGCAGTCGGCCGAAGCGCTGAGCGGCGGCTCTGGCACTGACATTGGTGGCCTGAACACCGGCAGCGGGAGTCGAGCTCGCACAGGCAATACCAGAGCCTCTGAAACTGATGCTGCGACggaagcgcagcgcctccgaTCGGAGGGGGCTCGGGAGAGCAGGGCTGGTCGTGGTGGTTGCGGCGACGGGAGAGGCAATGCCTCCGTCAGCGGTGCTGACGTCAGTATTGATCTGGCCGAGGTGCTTCCTCCCACGCGCTCTCCGCGCCCTTCTGCGAAGCGGGGGAcagggggcggcggccgtaGCGCTACTGCCAGAGCAACCGACGTTTCTCCGCTGCGGGAGGACGTGGTCTTCTCTGCCGAGCACGGTACGGAGGTGCCATCTGAGCGGCTAGCAGCCTACGCGGCCCCGCTCGACGTGCCGCTCTTGACCACTGTTGAGGAGCAGAAGCCGCACGACTCGGCGTCCGACATTCCTGCCGTGGTTGTCCTCCGTCATCGCATGGGCTGCAGCATGGTTGTCCTGGCACCGCATCAGCGAGCGTCCTACAGCCGCTGCGACCTGGAGAACTTTGTGCTGTACAAGGAGCAGAAGTACAATGCCGTCAACGTTCTCTGGCGGTTCTGCATTCTGATGCTGCTCGTGCTTAGCTTCTCCGTCTTCTGCCTTGTtctctgcgcgtgcacgacAGAGTGGCTGAGCGTGCAGAACAACGACTCGTTCTTGTCCGTCGGGTTGTTCTTCTCGTGCCGCGATGGGTTTCAGCGCACGTGCACTTCATGGCAGAGCGCGTGGCTCGAGTGGATCGTTGTAGACAACGTCACGGGTGCCACCCTCTGCCGTGCATCTGCGGGATTCGTTCGTCGGTTTCTTGGGGTGATGTGGACGATGGGCATTCTGCAGCTCCTGtgcgaggtggtggcgctgttTCTGGGCTTTCGGATTGCGGCTCGGCCGACACGAAGCGGtgcgcttgtgctgctcttTTTCGACCTCCTGCTGAGCCTCTGCATGGGCATtgtgacggtggtgctgtTTGACCACTACACCTCttgcgtgcggcgcacctgcgAGGGTGAGCACGTGTCCGGCGATGTGTGCAACGTTCACTACCGCTACGGGTACCGGCTGTACATCGGCGCCGTCTCCGTGCAtgggctgctgctcgtgctcgcGCTCAGCATGCACTGCTACATCTACAACATCCGTGTCACGTCGCGCAACCAACTTCGAGCGGAGCGTCACCGGATCTCCCGCAGTGCTCGGGCTGAAGACTACACTGTGCATATACTGAACTCGTCGATAACCTCCAGCGTCACACGTGATGCCGCTGGTGGGAGCTGTGCTCGCAGTACCTGGGACGCCGCACGAACAACCTCGCAGCTTGATGGTAATCGGTCGACAAGGCAGCCGAGTATTGTCGCCTCTGTCCCGAGCAGCGCAACCGCGATCATCTCCATGGATGCCGTTGCAGGCCCTCCCAACAGTCGAAGGCGTGGCGATCAAGACGGCGGTGAGGATGATGGCGCGAATGGtgacgcgctgcgcagcgtcgaTTTGACTTCATtgcagccagcagcacccgcaCCCGATACCTTCCTCGCCGGTGGTGTGGATTTCAACGTCCAGTCTGCGCATCGCGGCAGTGGCTTTGGCATCGACACTGCCACGACGGCTGCGTCAACAAGTCCCACCCCTGGCTCGCTTCCACTGCAGCATGGCGAGCTGCACGTTTCATTTCTCGGTGTACCGGACGATACAGGTGACGATGCGGGCTTTGGGTTGCTCAGTGGCAGCCAATCTCGCCGCTACCGACAGCATCCGTCGGTGTCAACGCTTTCcttcgacgacggcggcgcccgggctgctgctactgctgcagcgacggcggcattCAAGGCCTCAGATCACAACACGGACAGCAGCTTCGTCGCGCGTGGCCGGAGTGTcggggccgcggtggcagccgacggcgacaacgCCCAGCGTCCGCGTCGTGACCGGCAGCGAGCATCGCCTGGGGATTCTTCCCTGCCACGCACGGGTCGTCAGCGCAGCGCTGGGCCACAGACGGAAGCGACAGAGTCTTCGCTGTCCTCGAAGCAGAAGCAAGGCCTATCAGACAAGCggcctgcagcggcggtctATCAGCAAGCCCGCAAGCGTCAGCACAAGTTTCTCCGCTTCTTCAACCGTGAGTACGACTCCAACTACCTTACCGCCGCGGAGCTCGGCGTGCTGatcgccggcgccaccgacTGGGTCTACGATGACCGCAGTGACATGTACTATTCCTTCGACCGCAACATGTTCTGGGACCCGCTGACACAGGAGTACTACAACTGCGCATTGAAGTCGTGGCAGGAATCACCCGACCAGGCCGTGGAAGTGCGTGACATGTTGGACTACATACTTGAGAGCccggcgagcagctgcagccgcagggACAGTCGATTCAATCACGAGAGCAACGAGAATTCGCTTATGCTGATGGAGACCACCACAAGCATAGCCACCGATGGCGATGATGTGAACTCGAGCGGTGGCGTTCATTAG
- a CDS encoding hypothetical protein (previous protein_id=AAZ09958.1) has translation MEPQLTRKEVDVVLAEQELQGQLARVYYNLVLRQRTYRDHLDCIKKIHGMIRDMEGRVAALTPFHASSWSWRSDGSPRGDTT, from the coding sequence ATGGAACCGCAACTGACCCGAAAGGAGGTAGACGTTGTTCTTGCTGAACAGGAGCTGCAGGGCCAGCTGGCTCGTGTCTACTACAATCTCGTTTTACGGCAGCGCACGTACCGTGACCATCTCGACTGCATCAAGAAGATCCATGGAATGATACGTGACATGGAAGGCCGGGTCGCGGCGCTAACGCCGTTTCACGCGTCTAGCTGGTCGTGGCGCTCGGATGGAAGCCCTCGCGGTGATACAACATAG
- a CDS encoding conserved hypothetical protein (previous protein_id=AAZ09959.1), producing MNPNESNTGHKVLIADLPMMWPSDMRRFEKEGGVWGQQFRQRRRQLTFALTVSAASTLLGSWYVVMRRRNTYFVLFSTFSGFSVLGFCIGMSLAPLWFENVANNKETSMMRRVWWAKECAKHWDYSQVNRDRWVASYPKAAYPCKKIE from the coding sequence ATGAACCCCAACGAGAGCAACACGGGCCACAAGGTCCTGATAGCCGATCTGCCGATGATGTGGCCAAGCGATATGCGCCGCTTCGAGAAAGAAggtggggtgtgggggcaACAGTTtaggcagcggcgccgtcaacTCACCTTTGCGCTGACCGTGtccgcggcgtcgacgctgcTCGGGTCGTGGTATGTCGTGATGCGGCGCAGAAACACGTACTTCGTCCTCTTCTCTACTTTCAGCGGCTTTTCGGTGCTCGGTTTCTGCATCGGCATGTCGCTCGCCCCGCTGTGGTTCGAAAACGTGGCGAACAACAAGGAGACGTCGATGATGCGGCGGGTGTGGTGGGCGAAGGAATGCGCGAAGCACTGGGACTACTCGCAGGTGAACAGGGATCGCTGGGTAGCATCGTACCCCAAGGCTGCGTATCCGTGCAAGAAGATCGAGTAA